AACTTGTTAACCTCttaatttaatatatttgtttacTCATTTATTTGGTTAAGTATCCGCACCTTTTGCTGTAATATTGTAATATTCCCAGCTGCGTGACGGATACAAAATTCAAGattctgaatttttttttttatctactTTGCTTTCATTGAATTATTGAAGAAATGCAGAATAAAAGTAGGAACAACACGACATCACTTGAAACAGCTTACATCACTGTTTTCCTTAAGGCAATTTAAaagtttaatgtttattttctttacattttaaCCAGTGTGTTTTCTTATTATATGGATTTGCTTTAGTTTTCTCAGCTATACTTGAAATATGATCTCTCCTTCACCTTAATGCATCACATGTAGGAGATATCTAATTTAACGAAGACCAAAACGACCAATAAATTGACATATTGACTAATAGTTGATACATCTAAAGCCTAACCCTTTGGAAATTACCACAATATAAGAAATGCTCTTCAAATCAGAACAATGACACATTTGATATTCTCTAAAGATGTCTCCTAAGGCAGCTTAGGAAAGTGTTCTTCAAATATAACAAAAGATATATACGGGTATAGCTAAAATCCTTTCAGATACCTGTTATGCTGCAGGTAAACTTCCTGGTGGTTTATGTGTGACGTAGATTTTTAAATTGCCACCATTTCATCAAAGAGCGAGCGCCACAGGAAGGTGACAGAATTCCTGACAGACGAAATTCAGGGCATGAAAAGTCCACGTATTAGACTGTGGTGCCATCTGCTGGTGAGTCTGGGGTATGACATCTCATCAGAACTTGTAGAAATCTTTATTTATATCATAAGTCAAAAGTACATCATCCCCATAAGGCCTTGACACACTCGTAACATCGGGAGGCAGCGCTGCAGTCGACAGTAAAAACAGAGAGAAGTGAATTCCTAAATGTCACCAAATTGGATGCTTCCTGGTCTGAGGTCAATTTGAAAAACAACATGTTCCTATAGTGGCACTGGAGGATATGCAAACTGCCCTCATGTCCTCCAACATATTAAAAATGCACTGTTTTATGAAAGAGGTCAACTCTTTGAACAGTAAATGTGGGGGTTGCGATGCAGACAGTTCTCCCGTTGCAAAGAGGAAACAGAAGAGGCGACATAAATTaggaaaacacaacaaattagcTTTTTCTTCTTCCTTATTTACAAAGTGTTATTGAACAAGAGTCTGACCAGAGCAACGTCAGTGAACAGATGGAGCCGTCAcattcataaaactaataaaaaatAGCAGAACATCTGCTGGTGTTTCACAGgttgttgtttttcttctcCTCCAGATGTTTGTCAGCAGCTCGTCCTTCAGCAGATGTCGACCCATAAACAGTGTTTGTTTAACTTCAGATAGAAATATGTGAATCGGCTTTTTAAAATGAACACAAAAAAGGCCTTATTACTATATAACGTGGGGACACAGATGTACAAAGACATGGCATCATCTCCGTTTTATACAGTTCAAATAAAACATCTGCATTTGTGCCACTGCTGCCGAAATGTCGAACGTTAAAAACCAGTTGGGTTCAAGCCACCCTGAGAACaatctgaaataataaatacaccCTGGTCAGAACTATGGAGCACAGTCCCCGTGatagagggtgtgtgtgtgtgtgtgtgtgtgtgtgtgtgtgtgtgtgatatctcagtccaggttgtgtgtgtgtgtgtgtgtgtgtgtgtgtgtgtgtgtgttagtatcCTTGTAGTCCGTTATAAACCTTCTGTACAGAGCCCTGCTTCAGAAGACCCCGGATACCTGCAACCGAAGAGAAAAACACATCAGGAATATAGATTTTAAAATATCAGATAGCCAATATAATTATGCTAATATCTTGTAGCCTATTTCAAATGTTGTATGGGAAAACACTATACATTTGAATGAATTAAAGTAGAGTAAATTCATGCATGAGAAACCCATTTGTTTACATCAGTATTTCAGAATCATATCTTTAGTAACTTATacacgatatatatcgtcgtgacgatattaggtctccacgatatgctttttcagagatatcgtatctatcgtgataaaaaaaaaaacttgaacaAAAATAAACTGATGTGAAAGACATCAAGCCGTCTAGTCCGGATTCAGACAGTGTTgcacttcatttattgtcttggttgattctgttggcttatattttattttatttgcgtGCATATGAAACGCTAACCATTCCAACTGTCATTTGaacagcgatcaagcctgaagccaagAGACGGGCACGGGTTAGGGTCAGCCAACACACGCTCtgcctaagcgtccaggagcgacgcttggtcagtgtCCGAGGCGTCCAGTTGGGACGctccgaggctccttcagcgtcatcaagggacgcaaatagctttcaactgattgcaatgtattcccttcatgtctcttctacatcaacacgtgtcccctcttcttcatgtctcttctacatcaacatgtgtcccctcttctccatgtctcttctacatcaacacgtgtcccctcttcttcatgtctcttctacatcaacatgtgtcccctcttctccatgtctcttctacatcaacacgtgtcccctcttcttcatgtctcttctacatcaacatgtgtcccctcttctccatgtctcttctacatcaacacgtgtcccctcttcttcatgtctcttctacatcaacatgtgtcccctcttctacatcaacatgtgtcccctcttcttcatgtctcttctacatcaacatgtgtcccctcttcttcatgtctcatctacatcaacatgtgtcccctcttcttcatgtctcttctacatcaacatgtgtcccctcttcttcatgtctcttctacatcaacatgtgtccactcttcttcatgtctcttctacatcaacatgtgtcccctcttcttaatgtctcttctacatcaacatgtgtcccctcttcttcatgtctcttctacatcaacatgtgtcccctcttcttcatgtctcttctacatcttcatgtgtcccctcttcttcatgtctcatctacatcaacatgtgtcccctcttctacatcaacatgtgtcccctcttcttcatgtctcttctacatcaacatgtgtcccctcttcttcatgtctcatctacatcaacatgtgtcccctcttcttcatgtctcttctacatcaacatgtgtcccctcttcttccatgtctcttctacatcaacatgtgtcccctcttctccatgtctcttctacatcaacatgtgtcccctcttctccatgtctcttctacatcaacatgtgtcccctcttctccatgtctcttctacatcaacatgtgtcccctcttctccatgtctcttctacatcaacatgtgtcccctcttctccatgtctcttctacatcaacatgtgtcccctcttctccatgtctcttctacatcaacatgtgtcccctcttctccatgtctcttctacatcaacatgtgtcccctcttctccatccctcttctacatcaacatgtgtcccctcttctccatgtctcttctacatcaacatgtgtatcctcttcttcatgtctcttctacatgaacatgtgtcccctcttctccatgtctcttctacatcaacatgtgtatcCTCTTCTTCAGTGGCGAGACATCACCACCCCTGAGGAATGAACTGGGTGTACCCCAGGGATCTATCCTGGGCCCAATACTATTCAGCCTTTATATAAAAGACTTGCCCTCAGTGTGCACTGGATGCGAGGTGCAAATGTACGCTGATGACACTGTCATTTATGTCCATACAAAAACCAAGGCCCAAGCTGCGGCCAAACCAAATGATGCAATGGCTCATGTAAATCAATGGCTTACTGACTCACAGCTATATCTGAATGTTAAGAAGACAGTCTGTATGTTTTTTAGCAAGACCAACACTGTATCACACTGTGAACCCAAGGTGTCTGGGGAGGTCACTCAAACAGTTACACATTTCAAATATCTAGGCATTATCCTTGACACGACTCTATCCTTCAAAAAACAAGTGAGAAACGTAACGCAAATAACTAAATACAATCTAGCACATTTTAGATATATAAGGAACTGTTTGACAAccaagcgtctttgggttcagaaaagcgctatataaaattgatttattattattatttaacacCTGTATGACTGCCATGGTCCTTCCCCACCTAACAGACTGTATGACCAGCTGGACCCAGGCGAATAGCACCACATGAAGGCCTATCCTGTCACTTTACAAGCAAGCTCTCAAAGTttagacagaaaaccaaagctaTACCACCATTGCAAAATCCTGGTCAAACATAACccgaggcctgtactacgaagcaggatgttcgcttagcggctaacttcagggaaaactcggggtttccggtcctacgaagctggttctctttttagcaggctagatctccatggtaacttatgctgagcggctaacctgccctggagcaggttaggttgcaggctaagagatcaactcagtgaaagctgaccaatcagagctcagtgtgcggagtttaaagctatcaagtcatattacaggagaaaggaaatagcACCACATTAAGGCCTATCCTGTCACTTTACAAGCAAGCTCTCaaagtttttgacaaaaaaacAAAGCGATACCACCATTGCAAAATCCTGGACAAACATAACCTGCTCAGCTGGGGAAATATATTAAaacgcacccccccccccaccactctGCACTTTGATACAACAGAAACATTCAAACAGCAGAACCACGAGGTCTGCCCTAAGAGGGGACTGTGTCGTCCCTCTTAGGTCCAGTTCCTTTGGCAAACACTGTTTCTCTGTGAGGGCGCCTACACTCTGGAACACGATACCATACAGATCAGGAATAACACCTCTTATCATACATTTAACCACAATCATAAGAACTGGCTTttaaacaatcaaacatgtgaACACTTTTAACTGAATCAAGGTATGATGATATTTCATCTGTTGGCATGTTTGTTGTTCCTCTCTATTGTTGTActactatttatttattggtgtactgatgttgtctgctgtactctatttaattatgtttttatgttctagtcttgttgtggtcagttaacatgttgccaaggacaacagtttagcctgctggctaatattagctcatttacagcaatgtgaattaatgtgcactgtcctttaaataaacaaacaaacaaacaaacaaacaagaagtgGATTCTGCACAACAGGTGCCCTTTgagccctcctctctcctcaccaTCTCTCTGCTGATCGTCGAGCTGCGTCTGAGGGAACTCCACGTCGAAGGAGATGATGAGGGACCCTCGGATGTTGATGTTGTCAAAGTTCGGCAGACCTTCTCCTTTCTTCCACATCCGAGCTCCGGGCTTCGTGATCTTATCTCTCACGATATGGACCTGTCGGCAAACACGCAGGCAGACATCAATTCAACCATTCAGTCACACACTAGGAAGCTGACCTTAGGCCTTTAGCAACTTTCAGTCGTCTGGGTTTGAGAGCCGTCAAGGTGGACAGAAAGAAGCTCCGTGTGCAAGAAAAGGTATGGTCAGAAGGGCGTGTTCAGTCCAACAGACTGGAATACTTGACCTGCTGCTATCAGGTCCCTGCCATCATGGGTTTAAGCATGCTCATCTCACTTtcagctatatatatatatatatatatatatatatatatatatattgttacgTGCTGGGTGTGTTTTTATCCGtctctctgctgtgcaggtACACCTGGTCCGCTCCTGGCTCCGCCTCCCCCAAGAGGAGAAGCGGTCTCTTTTCCCGTCCTGAAACTGAGGGATCACGATCGTGGCTTTCTTCTCCCTTAATCTCAACGCCGGAGGAGGTTGTCCGTGGTGttcctgcttcttcttctctgcttCAGGATCCGTAGATTCCTAGAGTCTGTATCGTATGTACTCTGGAGGAACAGGTAGTTTAGGTTTTCTCCCGCAGGGACTTGTTAGGTTTCTGGGTAGCGGAGGGAAGCTCTGGGTCCTACAGCCCGTGGCGTGACTGGCCCAGACCCACGTTGTCCTTTTGTTGGTCTCCTGTCCTCCAGTGCATTGGCATCTGCCGGTTGGCCATGTAAGAACGGATGTATCAATAAATGAACACCGTTAAATGCTGCGTATTTGCTGTGTTGCGGGTCTCCTTAACGAGTCTCTACCATTAagtagagcagtgcttctcaaagcgTGGTCCGCgaaccactggtggtccgtgagcgccccctagtggtccgtgagtatattggtaaaatttcacatttgaaataaataaatgtatttaagttttccgcactcgaacgagcttaagtttcactttcgattgcatgatatagccccgataagcaccttcatcacacatgtggccacttgtttgtaccattttcaggcgatttgtaaaaaacgatgtgtttttggatatttgtggtccttggtatgaaaaagtttgagaaacactgaagtAGAGGGCGGGTcgtaacatatatatatattggtgAAATACAGCACCTTGTGTCCGTCCAGATGTGAGATGTCCATCTCGAAGCCGATCAGAGCCTCCACCAATGAGATGGTGACGTTGGTGTACAGGTCGTCTCCTCTGCGCTCAAACACTGGGTGTCTGAAAGGAAACATCATGTTAGTCACTTATTAAATATTCAATGATTCAAGTATTTGAAAGCTGACACGGTAAATACAGATGACTCGTACTTCAGCACTTTGATGCGGAACCGTAGATCTCCAGGTTCCCCGTCGATGTGAGGCTCCCCTGTGGGCAGATATTATATGTTTACAATATATTAGAAAAACAGATGGTTCTTATTCATGGTTTATTAAGATGTACCTTCTCCAATGAAGGGGTACTCCATTTCGTCTCTCACGCCCTGTTCGATTTCTACCTCCAGCGTCCTCTCTTCATTCACCAGCCTGAGGTGGACATTCATTCAAACAAAGACACGTGTTGTTATATAAAGTGGAAACAACATCTTACTCCATCTCTAATATGCAGTACCCTCAGTGCATGGTTATGAGCTAGCAACAAGCTGGATCCAATGCGATCCAACACAACAGCAGTAACTCGAGGCGGAGGTGGTGATTGATGGAACAGCAGAGAGACGAGCTTTAAGGAGCTTTGAAGTGTGCTCGATGATGATCAGGGAAGTAAAAGGACTGTTTCTGTCAATGGAGTGTGCTGGCTTTGTGGAGAGCATATTCAATGTTTTAGAAGCTGCATTAACACACCAAGTATTTCTCTAAAGTCGTTCCATTTGAAACCTAACATGTCATttagcttttatccaaagtgaacaCATCTCCGCTGCTCACTGGACCGTCTTAATGTGGATCCTGATATTTAAGTGACTGTTatcttgtatatattgattgttgtgataTATGTAGAGgtgtatacatatatttatatacatttgtttttgtattctggAATGTGGGagacggtatttcgatctctccgtctgtgcacacaaactgaaagactgACAatgaagttgactttgacttactTGACGTTGGGACACTCGTCGCACACCATCTCCTGAGTCATCTGGAAGCGCCCGGGTCCGAGCTGAGTCGTCCTCATCTCCTGCCGGCAGTTACATTTCCTCTTGCCGGGCGCTTCTTTAGCGACTGGCTTTACACGTACAACCTGAACGACGAGAACACGCACAGCAACTCAGACGATGAGTCAGCAAATGCTCCAGTTTCACAACTTCAATGTCTGTCAAACAACCAATCCCACTTTGTgtaatttcatattctgttcttgtacatataCCATATTCTATTGACATGTATATAGACACTACTTTTTacgttgtattttattatatatgttgtatcgttggaggagctcaggtcagaagaatgtcAGCTTTGAGCACATGacgataaaacctttgaattggATACACACTTGAGTGCAGGTATCTTCTCCTCACCTCCACAAAGTTCCCAGAGTACACCTCTTCCAGCGTGACCTCCAGGTCGAGTATGATGTCATTCCCTCTGGGGATGTTCCTGTCCTGCTGCTGTCGGTTTCCTCCGAACATGAACCCAAAGTCACCAAAgaagctgcagagagagaggagacaagttacacattaaatacaaaaaggAAACCGCAATGTTTGCCTTCAGAATCTGAGTCACACTGACACAGGGTTACTGCGACCCATTGCTCACAATGATCCACCCGATGATGACATTATATAATAATACTAATCCACGAGAACTCCGGGACGAATAAAGGATTTTTGATTCTGATATCAAAACAACGTGGGGTGTTTTTGAATGAACTATTTATTtgtaaagaaagaaaaagttGTTTCTGTGTTAACTGTTCAAAGTAAAGTTTGTTGATTATCCAAATAACCTTTTCAAAGCCGTTAGCGACACAAACAACGTTATATTTATTGTAACTGTATTAGATTAGAATCTTTACtgaccacacagccaggctggtgGAGTGCGTGTTCAGTGCAGATTATTACAGCTTGTTCCATACAGTTAACATACAAACAGACAACACACCGCACAGGGCAAAGACACACATCATGACATAAGGTTCAAGGTGTGGTGGATTGTGATTGTTCATTGGGGTTATTTAGAGTCCGtttaggcccaatcccaaaccgccccctacaccctacccctccgtttgcgcgttcacgcggagggtcccccacattcaatcaatcaatgtttatttatatagcccaatatcacaaatgttacatttgtctcagtggacttcacagtgtgtacagaatatcagtatgacaatacgacaccctctgtccttagaccctctgtccttagaccctctgtcctcagaccctctgtcctcagaccctctgtcctcagaccctctgtcctcagaccctctgtccttagaccctcacatcgtacaaggaaaaacttccggagaaaacccacagtttaaaggaacatgtgagaaacctcagggagagcagcagaggagggatccctctcccaggacggacagacgtgcaatagatgccgtgtgtaaattgaaaagataatacatttgcaacataggtagtccagatgtttggaaatgcatgtgtgtataataggaagatgaatccacgaggatatccatccaggaccgatgatccaggaccacagccacgattgagggctgttccaaagcagcgagtgaggagggggagtgggctaccAATCCCTCagacagcgagtctgcagcggtgctgacttgagaccggtctctccctgaccggagtcacgctgtgtgtgtcctcaggaaacacgctgtgaacaagtagttccagcaaacatccactgataaactgcgatgttaacgacctcatgataacctcatgtttttaacttaggatcaaacctgtgtttagtctagaaaaaggtaaatgtgtgcattttattataaagttgtgtatatttacagactgttgcaaaaactaagaagcttataaacgtCAGGTtttaaactaaaagagctttgaaacacaatgaaagatgtttggagttttatttgagttattaatttaaactttttgtctaagagatgctgatttgaaaccgttggtAGATACAggtacggcatttcctgtttctgccggagaggtgaggccgtcccaaagcttgctgctgtgtgtactccctccatctgacaggagggagcctcgtggagctgcgagtgtggctacagacggagttcactacgtcacggaggggtagggtcgagggagtggtttgggattgggccttagtGTCCGTATTGCAAAGGGGAAGAAGCTGTTTTTGAAGCGGGCGGTTTTGGCGGACCTGTAGCGCCTCCCTGAGGGCAGAAGTTGGAAGACATGGTGAGCTGGGTGGGACGGGTCAGAAATGACTTTCTTTGCCCTTGTGACAGTTCGTTGGTGGTGAAGTGATTCGAGTGATGGAAGGGGACTGCAGGTGCTTTGAGATGCTTTATTGACGATACGTTGAAGTTTATTTATCGGGTGGAGGAAGCAAACGTGGGCAAATATCATCAAAATGATCGGCACAGCTGGACATTTCAAGGTTCAGGTGAAAAACCATCTTAGTTTTTAGTGAACTGAACTTTAGGTTAACCCTTTACTTGTGAAATAAGGTATCCCATTGGCTTACGGTGTTGGACCTGAGCCCATGAAACGCACCTGGAGAAGATGTCGTTGTGTGAGCCGTGGTGACCCTCTTTGAGTCCGTCTTCTCCGTACGCGTCATACTGTTTCCTGTTCTCCTCGTTTGAGAGCACCTAAAATACACAAGCCAATTAAATAATCAGATCTTAAAGTGTACTTAGTTCAGCCTTTCTGCTTCTTTCAGTAACCTACACAGCTACATTACAACAATTGAAGAACGTAATATATTCTACATTGTTCTAATTCACACAGCGTATGGGAAACCATGTACATAATGTCATCCAGTACAACAATATAACAGAACACAAACACCATCTAAACCTAAGCAAAACTTGATTTCAAAAATGAGAAAAGCAGTATTATTCACATACTAACCTAAGACATGTATGACATATATCCCTGGGAAATTGTTGACTGTTTTAACACTGACTGGCCCCTGAATAAGGTACACCTGTTCAACTGGACGCAGCATAGTTGAATATTAAGATACAAATATGAAATGCAAGTTAAATAGTCAGATATTAAAGTGAACACTCCCTCTTTCAGTAGCCTACACAGCTAAATTACAACAAATCGcttgttaaatgttaaaaaaagaattTCCAACAATCCTCTTTTTatcaaaataaagtgaacaCACAAAGCACCAATTAAAAAAAgatacaattacattttaaagTGCAGTTTTATTATGATACTCTCTTTCAACTAGCTTAAGAAAATCATAATAACATGCATAATATAATATTCCTCTTATCAAGGCACAGTAAACTAAACTAATATGTGTATATAAAGGTAAATAAGTATGATAATATCCATCAAATGTATCTTTAAACATGAACTCTCGGTTTGTGTCCATGTAATGTCTATTTCCTTTCCGTATGAATGTTGCTATAAAAATATAGACTATTATTATCAAGAAATAACATTTAAACCGTGTAATACTCCACATGTGTCCACTCCTTGTTTATCAAACAACACAACTAATCCCAGTTACTTTGAAATGCAGTGGGAATATTTGATACTAAAACACCTGCAGATCGTGTCTGAATCCACTCCCATTTATCCACGTCTGGCTTTTACATATGCCAGCTGTGCCGctcaacagccaatcagaagcaGCCACACGGtctagttgaccaatcacagtgCAGCTACCGTTTCCAACAACAACCAAAAAGCGAGAGTACAATAGCCTCTTGTAACGTAGCTTCAGGCTCTTCCGCACACAATCTCATATTTCCGTTCAATATATACACTTTCCTTCTGAAGTTTCATGACATTTACGCAACTAAACCCACCTTTTAAATCCACATGTATTGACTGTGCTTCCCTGCAGCTATCACTTGcattaaacacaaaaacaatgGTTATAGAGAGCGTGCACCCACCTCATAAGCTGATCCCAAATCTGCAAATTTGTCTGCAGCGTTGGGGTCGTCCTGGTTTCTGTCGGGGTGTAACTGAAGAGCCAGCTTTCTGTAGGCCTTCTTTATGTCCCTGATTGATGCACTCTTGGTCACCCCCAAGATAGCATAGAAATCTCGCCTATAATAAAGAAAAGGGTCAAATTAAGAATAGATAATGGACTGACACATGGAAAGCCAAATGAAACAGTTAGATGTGTGTTTTAATGTGTTATGGGTGATATACAACAAGCTAGCACTGAGTAGTAAAGCCGGTGTGAAGCATGGATTTATAAAGTGAACTGAAACaccgttcattcctatgagagctgctcagtggcgcatgaagacaaaatggaGCGACTGTAGGTTCAGGAAGTACCCGGATGATACGGGCATTTGTATAGCACATTTTCATAAACCCAGTTCAGatgtaagtgctttgacaacatggGACAGATCacatattaaaacaaaaaataaatgtcaCTATAGGTCAAAGCTTTTTGCACACTTACCAGCATAATATAGCAATTCAAAGAGATAAAATAGGTATGATAATAAcagtaaaatacaataaaataaacaatgatCCCTCTCTGTAAATTAAAGGACAGAAcacaaaatgaataaatacaataaaataaatgaataataaatattaaaataccaaattaatggagagagaaaattaCTCTATTCAGCTTTCAGTGCATTTTATGATGTATTTAAATAAATTATATACAAGTGTTTgtgctgggtagtttatttagctgGGGAAAAAAATCAGTATGcactgatttacagacgtctctttcccaatgtaagtcaatgggggaAAGTATTTATGTGACAAAATGACGTCACGTAGGTTGTAGTACCACCGTTTGGCCACTACGTCCATTCACAAAAATCGGCTTCAATTTACAGCCATTTCCTGGTTTGAAGGCTAGCTCCATGCTAACCGAGCTAACTAgtcattcaaaacaaagcaTTTAAACTCCTGAATATAACCGTTTAGCTAGATATCAAACACACATAAATACATACTTAATAGTGATTTATCTCGGTGTGTAAAGCTACTGTAGTCCACACAACACATGTAGAAGTGATGTGGACCAATCACAGAGGAACATGTGTACCACCTGGAGATGCTTTCTCATTTTCAACAGACTTACCCTGCAAGCACCGCCGAAATAACGTAGAGAAGCAGGCAGCAAACGTTGCACAGATTCATCCCTTTGGAAGCCATAGATCCCTGTTTATGTAAAAAAAATGGTAAAGGAAGTAGCAAATAAAGACCAGCCGGCTTTTGAAGGTTGGATCCCCGGCTGCCAGTCACCAGAGCTTCTTCCTCCTGTCAGAGAGAGCCCGCCCTGAAAAGAAACCCCTCCCACTGTTAAAGAAACATCTCTCCATTTACTGTACGGTGTGACTAAGGAAGACGATTAGGGCCAAATCACCAAAAAGTCACTTTTCATAAAcccagtgctttgacaacatggGACAGATCATATATTAAAACTAAAAACTGACTACAAGTCAAAGCTTTTTGCAAACTTGCCAGAATAGTATAACAATTCAAGAGACACAAGAAGGTAAAATAGTTATGATAATAACAGTAATatacaataaaaataaacaagtaTCCCTCTATGTGAAGCAAAGGACATAACACAAAATGAATACATACAATaaagaatataaaataaatgaataaggtTAATAATAAAGATTGAAATACCAAATTTctaagtcagaattctgaaatCAAAGTCAGAATTGgtttaaagtaaagtaactaagtagatttactcaagtactgtaagtACAAATGTTGAGGTAcgttacttgagtatttccatttactactgtgtacttcgactccactacaattcagaggtaaatggtgtacttctacatgtattgaatacctttagttactttacagatctggatgaatgatgtgaaatataatcaagtgttgaatcagactttagttcc
Above is a genomic segment from Pseudochaenichthys georgianus unplaced genomic scaffold, fPseGeo1.2 scaffold_625_arrow_ctg1, whole genome shotgun sequence containing:
- the dnajb11 gene encoding dnaJ homolog subfamily B member 11, whose amino-acid sequence is MASKGMNLCNVCCLLLYVISAVLAGRDFYAILGVTKSASIRDIKKAYRKLALQLHPDRNQDDPNAADKFADLGSAYEVLSNEENRKQYDAYGEDGLKEGHHGSHNDIFSSFFGDFGFMFGGNRQQQDRNIPRGNDIILDLEVTLEEVYSGNFVEVVRVKPVAKEAPGKRKCNCRQEMRTTQLGPGRFQMTQEMVCDECPNVKLVNEERTLEVEIEQGVRDEMEYPFIGEGEPHIDGEPGDLRFRIKVLKHPVFERRGDDLYTNVTISLVEALIGFEMDISHLDGHKVHIVRDKITKPGARMWKKGEGLPNFDNINIRGSLIISFDVEFPQTQLDDQQRDGIRGLLKQGSVQKVYNGLQGY